The proteins below come from a single Acidobacteriota bacterium genomic window:
- a CDS encoding methylenetetrahydrofolate--tRNA-(uracil(54)-C(5))-methyltransferase (FADH(2)-oxidizing) TrmFO gives MKEHVLIAGGGLAGSEAAWQLASRGVPVTLCEMRPRRSTPAHKTDQLAELVCSNSLKSNTPGAASWLLKEEMRRAGSLLLRLADECAVPGGSALAVDRERFAASVTHAIDSHPLIALRREEVTEIPGDCLTLIATGPLTSDALAESLQRLTGSESLAFYDSISPIVDADTLNMDRIFRASRYGKGGDDYLNCAMTHNEYRAFHEALMSAETVKAHEFEDVKYFEACLPIEELARRGFDTLRFGPMRPVGFVDPSTGKRPYALVQLRAENLRFSSYNLVGFQNHLKFPEQKRILRMVPGLENAEFLRYGQIHRNTYINAPRLLGPDLSFRSSPQVFIAGQLSGVEGYVECIATGLLAGMALARRMRQETFAPPPRTTALGSLVHYITHASPQNYQPANISFDLLPPIEDLPRPVARDRRARREWQCERALQDLQPWLAGSESGIEPRWEPAKADASF, from the coding sequence ATGAAAGAACACGTCCTCATTGCCGGAGGCGGGCTTGCGGGCAGCGAAGCGGCCTGGCAGCTTGCCAGTCGTGGCGTGCCGGTCACGCTGTGCGAAATGCGGCCGCGGCGCTCGACTCCCGCCCACAAAACGGACCAGCTGGCGGAGCTGGTCTGCAGCAACTCACTTAAATCGAACACCCCTGGTGCGGCTTCCTGGCTGCTCAAAGAAGAGATGCGCCGCGCGGGTTCACTGCTGCTCCGTCTGGCCGATGAATGCGCCGTTCCAGGCGGGTCCGCGCTGGCCGTTGACCGCGAGCGCTTTGCGGCGTCCGTCACTCACGCTATTGATTCGCATCCGCTCATCGCCTTGCGCCGCGAAGAGGTAACCGAAATCCCTGGCGACTGCCTCACACTTATTGCTACTGGCCCGCTCACTTCTGATGCGCTCGCTGAAAGCCTCCAGCGCTTGACCGGGAGCGAAAGCCTTGCGTTTTACGATTCCATCAGCCCCATTGTTGATGCCGACACGCTGAACATGGACCGCATCTTCCGCGCCTCGCGTTACGGGAAGGGCGGCGACGACTACCTGAACTGCGCGATGACGCATAACGAGTACCGCGCCTTTCACGAGGCGTTGATGAGCGCGGAAACGGTGAAGGCGCACGAATTCGAGGACGTAAAATATTTCGAGGCCTGCCTTCCCATCGAAGAGCTGGCGCGGCGCGGCTTTGACACATTGCGCTTCGGCCCCATGCGGCCAGTGGGTTTTGTCGATCCTAGCACGGGCAAACGGCCTTACGCTCTGGTACAGCTCCGCGCGGAAAATCTGCGTTTTTCAAGCTACAACCTGGTTGGCTTTCAAAATCACTTGAAATTTCCGGAACAGAAACGGATCCTGCGCATGGTTCCGGGCCTCGAGAATGCTGAATTTCTCCGCTACGGACAGATCCACCGCAACACCTACATCAACGCGCCACGGCTGCTCGGCCCCGATCTGAGTTTTCGCTCGAGCCCGCAAGTTTTCATCGCCGGGCAATTGTCAGGCGTAGAGGGTTACGTCGAGTGCATTGCCACAGGCCTGCTGGCCGGCATGGCGCTGGCCCGCCGCATGCGGCAGGAAACCTTCGCACCGCCGCCCCGGACGACGGCCCTCGGCTCGCTGGTCCACTACATCACGCACGCCAGCCCGCAAAATTATCAGCCCGCGAACATTTCGTTCGATCTCCTGCCGCCCATCGAAGATCTCCCGAGGCCCGTGGCGCGTGACCGCCGTGCTCGCCGCGAATGGCAGTGCGAGCGGGCCCTCCAGGATTTACAGCCCTGGCTTGCCGGCAGCGAGAGCGGGATTGAGCCTCGCTGGGAGCCAGCCAAGGCCGATGCGTCATTCTGA
- a CDS encoding SMP-30/gluconolactonase/LRE family protein, which yields MKTRWVVTLCLLGLITGCSQQEAPKKAEQPASSTIGSIARLDPAIDAIIPQGATVEKIAGGYEWTEGPIWTHTGDLYFAAIHHNSIIKWVPGQGVSVFLHPSGYQGTKPYPGTESGSNGMTLDKDGRLVVAGHAQRDVYRLESLEPGARQTVLCDRYQGKRLSSPNDLVYKSDGSLYFTDPPYGLPTQSDKDPLKELPFNGVFRLPGAASHKPGAPPDNRHLQLVIKDLTRPNGIAFSPDEKYLYIAVSDPDNMAWMRYDVKPDGMVANGKVFCKADSSQGAGGPDGIKVDEKGNLYGAGPGGIWIISPEGKHIGTINLPERAANCNWGDADGKTLYMTASSSVYRIKLSITGVRP from the coding sequence ATGAAAACGCGCTGGGTGGTCACATTATGTTTGCTGGGTCTAATCACCGGCTGTTCTCAGCAGGAAGCGCCAAAGAAGGCGGAGCAGCCGGCCTCATCAACAATCGGCTCGATCGCACGTCTCGATCCGGCGATTGATGCCATCATCCCTCAGGGAGCGACCGTCGAGAAAATCGCCGGGGGTTATGAATGGACCGAGGGCCCCATCTGGACTCACACCGGCGACCTTTACTTTGCCGCGATCCATCACAACAGCATCATCAAATGGGTCCCAGGCCAGGGCGTCTCTGTTTTTCTCCATCCCAGCGGCTACCAGGGAACCAAGCCCTATCCAGGCACGGAGTCCGGCTCAAACGGTATGACGCTCGACAAGGACGGCCGCCTCGTCGTCGCGGGCCATGCGCAGCGCGATGTTTATCGCCTGGAATCGCTCGAACCCGGCGCCAGGCAGACCGTTCTGTGTGATCGTTATCAGGGCAAGCGGCTGAGCAGTCCCAACGACCTGGTCTACAAATCTGACGGCTCACTCTACTTTACCGATCCGCCTTACGGCCTGCCCACCCAGAGCGATAAGGATCCGCTGAAGGAATTGCCGTTCAACGGCGTTTTCCGCCTGCCTGGAGCAGCATCCCACAAACCGGGCGCGCCGCCCGACAATCGTCATCTTCAGCTTGTGATCAAGGACCTCACCCGCCCCAACGGCATTGCTTTCTCGCCCGATGAAAAGTATCTCTACATTGCCGTTTCCGATCCCGACAACATGGCCTGGATGCGTTACGATGTGAAGCCCGATGGCATGGTGGCCAACGGCAAGGTCTTCTGCAAGGCCGATTCCAGCCAGGGCGCGGGCGGCCCGGACGGCATCAAGGTAGATGAAAAGGGAAATCTCTACGGCGCAGGTCCGGGCGGCATCTGGATCATTTCGCCGGAGGGGAAGCATATCGGCACCATCAATCTTCCAGAACGGGCTGCCAATTGCAATTGGGGCGATGCGGACGGCAAAACCCTTTACATGACCGCGAGCTCGAGCGTGTATCGCATCAAACTCAGCATCACGGGCGTTCGGCCGTAG
- the xerC gene encoding tyrosine recombinase XerC: MDDLIERYIQYLKYERNASPHTVRNYQSDLVQFRNFLAGKEKDAAVDVHSVNALRIRAFLSHLFHMEEKKASIARKLAAMRAFFKFLARERLIAENPAASVSTPKLEKKLPRIMTEEEMNNFLDRVAEAAQGGEPAILRDRAILEMLYASGLRVSELAGLDLRSVNFGDSFVLVRGKGDKERIVPFGSKAKGALEAYLPARERLLRETRTGCAALFLNVHGQRLTTRSIDRILKRYVLTYSPDVNVKVSPHSLRHAFASHLLAEGADLRAIQEMLGHKSLATTQRYTQVSIKHLIDVYDRTHPKA, encoded by the coding sequence ATGGACGACCTGATCGAGCGTTACATCCAGTATTTAAAATACGAGCGAAACGCTTCCCCGCACACGGTCCGCAACTACCAAAGCGACCTCGTCCAGTTCCGCAATTTTCTGGCCGGAAAGGAAAAGGACGCTGCCGTTGATGTGCACTCGGTGAACGCGCTCAGGATTCGTGCCTTTCTCTCTCACCTGTTTCACATGGAGGAGAAGAAGGCTTCCATCGCGCGCAAGCTGGCCGCCATGCGGGCGTTTTTCAAATTCCTGGCAAGGGAACGCCTGATTGCTGAAAATCCCGCGGCCAGCGTCTCGACGCCCAAGCTCGAAAAGAAGCTTCCACGCATTATGACCGAGGAGGAGATGAATAACTTCCTCGACCGCGTGGCCGAGGCGGCCCAGGGCGGCGAGCCAGCGATCCTGCGCGATCGCGCCATCCTTGAAATGCTCTATGCCTCCGGCCTGCGCGTCAGCGAACTGGCTGGACTCGATCTGCGAAGCGTCAACTTCGGCGACTCCTTTGTCCTGGTGCGCGGCAAGGGTGACAAGGAAAGGATTGTTCCCTTCGGTTCAAAAGCCAAAGGAGCGCTCGAGGCATACCTGCCCGCCCGCGAGCGGCTGCTGCGCGAAACCCGCACCGGATGTGCCGCGCTGTTCCTCAACGTACACGGCCAGCGGCTCACGACGCGGTCCATCGACCGCATTCTCAAACGCTACGTGCTAACCTACAGCCCCGATGTGAATGTGAAAGTCAGCCCGCACTCCCTGCGCCACGCCTTCGCCTCACACCTGCTGGCCGAAGGCGCCGACTTGCGCGCTATCCAGGAAATGCTGGGCCACAAAAGCCTCGCCACCACTCAGCGGTATACCCAGGTCTCCATCAAGCATCTGATTGATGTCTACGACCGCACCCACCCGAAAGCCTGA
- the topA gene encoding type I DNA topoisomerase, whose protein sequence is MAKSLVIVESPAKAKTINRYLGAGYTVKASMGHVMDLPKKELGVDLKNNFKPNYEVIPSKKETIKSLKSAAKDADTIYLAADPDREGEAICWHLRELLDSKKRKFYRVLFNEITREAIRKAFENPQEIDTRLVDAQQARRVLDRLVGYQVSPLLWDKVRRGISAGRVQTVALRLIVEREREIQAFKKEEYWTIGAQLEGRNPPPFEARLLKFKGKELEIPDQAAADKHRAALETATYQVGSVETRERRKFPVPPFITSKLQQEAVRKLRFTAKKTMMLAQKLYEGLDLGEGSVGLITYMRTDSTRVAESALEAARAYVKTTYGDEYLPEQAIRYKSKKGAQDAHEAIRPTAMDRPPDSLRGQLSADELKLYRLIWQRFVASQMNPAIFDQTTIDIAAGDYLLRATGSVEKFKGFRAVYEEGEDDKAADNDDETKSRLPAVEKEEVLRLLGLLPEQHFTEPPPRYNEATLVKALEEKGIGRPSTYATILSVIQNRDYVEKLQGRFLPTELGMVVNDLLVKSFTDIFDVAYTARMEEELDEVEDGKLAWTGALAEFYEKFKKELKAAEREMVDLKGEGIPTEIKCEKCGKPMVIRMGRSGRFLACTGYPDCKNTSDVPPELAAKYGTPSTAPEVPEQTCEKCGKPMALKRGRFGYFMACTGYPECRNTKKIVMKEGAATAVGDVQLDEKCPECGNNLAKKHGRYGEFIACSNYPTCKYVKRETLGIACPEEGCTGEIVVRRTKRRKVFYGCTRYPDCKFTVWDKPVAEPCPDCGSPILLEKNDKKTGEVTRYCRNETCKYERVVE, encoded by the coding sequence ATGGCTAAATCGCTAGTTATCGTCGAATCACCGGCTAAGGCCAAGACGATTAACCGGTATCTGGGTGCCGGGTATACCGTTAAAGCCTCGATGGGGCATGTCATGGACCTTCCCAAGAAGGAACTGGGCGTGGACCTCAAAAACAACTTCAAGCCGAATTATGAAGTGATACCCAGCAAGAAGGAGACCATCAAGTCGCTGAAGTCCGCAGCGAAGGATGCAGACACCATCTACCTTGCTGCCGACCCTGACCGCGAAGGCGAGGCGATCTGCTGGCATCTGCGCGAGTTGCTGGACTCGAAGAAGAGAAAATTCTATCGGGTGCTTTTCAATGAAATCACCCGCGAGGCCATCCGCAAAGCTTTTGAAAACCCTCAGGAAATCGATACCCGCCTGGTTGATGCGCAGCAGGCGCGGCGCGTCCTGGACCGTCTGGTCGGCTACCAGGTGAGCCCGCTGTTGTGGGACAAGGTGAGACGCGGGATTTCCGCGGGCCGCGTGCAGACCGTGGCTCTGCGCCTGATTGTCGAACGCGAGCGGGAGATTCAGGCCTTCAAAAAGGAAGAGTACTGGACGATTGGCGCCCAACTCGAGGGCAGGAATCCGCCGCCATTTGAGGCGCGGCTGTTGAAATTCAAGGGCAAGGAACTGGAAATCCCAGACCAGGCCGCCGCTGACAAACACCGCGCGGCCCTTGAAACCGCCACATACCAGGTAGGTTCCGTTGAAACGCGCGAGCGGCGCAAGTTTCCGGTGCCTCCGTTCATCACCAGCAAGCTGCAGCAGGAGGCTGTCCGCAAGCTCCGGTTCACCGCCAAGAAAACCATGATGCTGGCCCAGAAGCTTTATGAGGGCCTCGACCTCGGTGAAGGTTCGGTGGGCCTCATCACTTACATGCGCACGGATTCGACCCGGGTTGCAGAGAGCGCTCTCGAGGCCGCTCGGGCCTACGTCAAAACGACTTATGGCGATGAATATCTGCCGGAACAGGCCATCCGGTACAAGAGCAAGAAGGGCGCTCAGGACGCCCACGAGGCCATCCGCCCTACCGCCATGGACCGCCCGCCGGACTCGCTGCGCGGGCAACTTTCTGCCGATGAGCTCAAGCTCTACCGGCTGATCTGGCAGCGGTTTGTCGCATCGCAAATGAACCCGGCCATCTTTGACCAGACTACCATCGACATTGCCGCCGGCGATTATTTGCTGCGCGCCACCGGGTCGGTAGAAAAGTTCAAAGGCTTCCGCGCCGTTTATGAAGAGGGAGAGGATGACAAAGCCGCCGACAATGACGATGAGACAAAATCACGGCTCCCGGCGGTCGAAAAGGAAGAAGTGTTGCGCCTGCTTGGCCTGCTGCCTGAACAGCACTTTACGGAGCCGCCGCCGCGTTACAATGAGGCGACTCTTGTAAAAGCGCTGGAAGAGAAGGGCATTGGGCGTCCTTCAACTTATGCCACCATCCTTTCGGTCATCCAGAACCGCGATTACGTGGAGAAACTTCAGGGACGTTTCCTTCCCACCGAACTCGGCATGGTGGTGAATGATCTGCTCGTCAAGAGTTTTACCGACATCTTCGACGTCGCCTACACGGCACGCATGGAAGAAGAGCTTGATGAAGTTGAAGACGGCAAACTGGCCTGGACCGGAGCGCTGGCCGAGTTCTATGAGAAGTTCAAAAAGGAACTTAAGGCCGCTGAGCGGGAGATGGTTGACCTCAAAGGCGAGGGCATCCCCACCGAGATCAAATGCGAGAAGTGCGGCAAACCGATGGTGATCCGGATGGGGCGCAGCGGCAGGTTCCTTGCCTGCACCGGCTATCCCGATTGCAAGAACACCAGTGACGTTCCGCCGGAACTGGCCGCGAAGTATGGAACGCCTTCCACGGCTCCCGAGGTCCCTGAGCAGACATGCGAAAAATGCGGCAAGCCGATGGCCCTGAAGCGCGGACGCTTTGGCTACTTCATGGCCTGCACCGGATATCCCGAATGCCGCAACACGAAGAAGATTGTGATGAAGGAAGGCGCGGCCACCGCCGTGGGCGACGTGCAACTGGACGAGAAGTGTCCTGAATGCGGCAACAACCTGGCGAAAAAGCATGGGCGCTACGGCGAATTTATCGCCTGCAGCAACTACCCTACGTGCAAATACGTCAAGCGGGAGACGCTGGGAATCGCCTGCCCCGAGGAAGGCTGCACCGGTGAAATTGTGGTCCGCCGCACAAAACGCCGCAAGGTCTTTTACGGCTGCACGCGCTATCCCGACTGCAAGTTCACGGTGTGGGACAAGCCCGTGGCGGAACCCTGCCCGGACTGCGGCTCACCCATCCTGCTGGAGAAGAACGACAAGAAAACCGGCGAGGTCACGCGCTACTGCCGTAACGAGACCTGCAAGTACGAGCGTGTGGTGGAATAA